In Mangrovivirga cuniculi, the following proteins share a genomic window:
- a CDS encoding serine hydrolase domain-containing protein has translation MIGALLKRSQLRLLKGHKNSVVIIFLVISFQGFGQISQKQLNKIDSLFTSWNVSNHPGGVVLVSKEGKTIFSKSYGLANIEYNIPNTNNTLFNIGSISKQFTAMGIVLLEEQNKLSFDDDIRKHIPDIPDFGEIITIRHLMYHTSGLRDLHGLLGLAGWRRGDLETNDDIYRIIKNQKELNFKPNEEFLYSNTGYILLAKIIENISQLKFDLWMKQNVFLPLGMKDTYVETSINEIVPNNATSYYLREDFERAVEYWGYFGSGNIHSTIEDLNIWLQNFSAPQNNWESAFKKLLFTKPLKNGFETNYGFGVRIEDYSGRKVIQHGGAVGGFRALVRTFPEEQLNIVILTNYSRSNIGSKANEISDILLVKKNNSITKPATTSAKLPAKFIKLSKKKLQEFEGIYWSDSEKTGRKVYLKNDTLQYSSSAENEWPLLPIGKQTFIMDHPSIKPIVQFEDITHQMIIKTDSNLPGIFTFLQKNLEMKINDFNTLVGNYYSPELKSMYSISIDNNSNIYLEHARHGIIKLEQLYDDIFSGHWPVGTVEIERNENGNITGLRMSNGRTRNVWFKKYTTKKRK, from the coding sequence ATGATAGGAGCACTTTTAAAAAGAAGCCAATTGAGATTACTGAAAGGCCATAAAAACTCTGTTGTAATTATTTTCCTGGTTATTTCCTTTCAGGGCTTTGGACAAATAAGTCAGAAACAGTTAAATAAAATTGATAGCCTTTTTACTTCCTGGAATGTATCTAATCATCCAGGTGGCGTTGTATTAGTATCAAAGGAAGGAAAAACCATTTTTTCAAAATCCTATGGCTTAGCTAATATTGAATATAACATCCCAAATACAAACAACACTCTTTTTAATATTGGTTCCATATCAAAACAATTCACAGCTATGGGTATTGTATTATTAGAAGAGCAAAACAAACTTTCCTTTGATGATGATATTAGAAAACACATTCCAGATATACCAGATTTTGGTGAAATCATTACCATTCGTCATTTAATGTACCATACAAGTGGGTTGAGAGATTTACATGGTTTATTGGGGTTAGCTGGTTGGAGAAGAGGGGATTTGGAAACAAATGATGATATTTATAGAATAATAAAAAATCAAAAGGAACTCAACTTTAAACCTAACGAAGAATTTTTATACAGCAATACTGGATATATACTTTTAGCTAAAATTATTGAAAATATTAGCCAGTTGAAATTTGATCTATGGATGAAGCAAAATGTCTTTTTACCATTGGGAATGAAAGACACATATGTAGAAACCTCTATAAATGAAATTGTCCCGAATAATGCTACATCATACTACTTGCGAGAAGACTTTGAGCGAGCTGTAGAATATTGGGGTTATTTTGGTTCTGGAAATATACACTCTACAATAGAAGATTTGAATATCTGGCTACAAAATTTTAGTGCGCCTCAAAATAATTGGGAATCTGCCTTTAAGAAGTTGCTATTCACGAAACCACTAAAAAATGGTTTTGAAACAAACTATGGTTTTGGGGTTCGTATTGAAGATTACTCGGGTAGAAAGGTAATACAACATGGAGGAGCTGTTGGTGGTTTTAGGGCGTTAGTAAGAACCTTTCCTGAAGAACAACTCAATATTGTAATTCTAACTAATTATTCAAGGAGTAATATTGGATCTAAAGCAAACGAGATTTCTGATATATTATTAGTTAAAAAGAATAATTCAATAACAAAACCCGCAACAACATCTGCCAAATTACCGGCTAAATTTATCAAGTTGTCAAAGAAAAAACTTCAGGAGTTTGAAGGTATTTACTGGAGTGATTCTGAGAAAACTGGACGCAAAGTTTATTTAAAAAATGACACTTTACAATACTCAAGTTCAGCGGAAAACGAATGGCCCTTGTTACCAATAGGCAAACAAACGTTTATAATGGACCACCCATCAATTAAACCAATCGTACAATTTGAGGATATTACACATCAAATGATTATTAAGACGGATAGTAATTTACCCGGAATCTTCACTTTTCTTCAAAAGAACTTAGAGATGAAAATAAATGATTTTAATACGCTTGTTGGAAATTATTACAGCCCGGAATTAAAATCCATGTATTCAATTTCTATTGATAACAACTCTAATATTTACCTTGAACATGCAAGGCACGGAATAATAAAACTAGAACAGTTATATGATGATATTTTTTCTGGTCATTGGCCTGTAGGAACTGTTGAAATAGAAAGAAATGAAAACGGAAATATTACGGGCTTAAGAATGTCAAATGGTCGTACTCGAAATGTATGGTTTAAAAAGTATACCACTAAAAAACGTAAATAA
- a CDS encoding serine hydrolase domain-containing protein, which translates to MKRFTWLIIYFFATSTLLAQSDEDLKKQLKNTLQQEELIGASWSTINDGMISTGAVGLKNATTGEKLTANNKIQIGSITKTLIATGILRLITENKIDLETPVEQLIPAISFENPWQKTRKVTVIDLLNHTSGLEDARFWQVFSEEAQTNSPLLEVFSRDPDVLTIRTKPGSRFSYSNMGYTLLGSIIEHVTGQPYEVYLDENLLMPLGMKNSTFQFVSQDDDPDLAMGHFDGGVIQPCVPMYLRPAGQFTTTTYDMALLARFLMSDGKIEGKPFIELELLRAMGKPTQTEVNKQGLDRGYQFGLSYRDRYGVIGYYHSGNVIGYRASLYLFPEEKKSFFISFNMDHKTADYQAFNKIFIEHLKVHQPLPSPLSNSQTSLNVKNVEGYYKLAPVRFELFAYLDLLFNSIRIESGKEKEELIIKSLQQKNYSLFKVEKNLYRKDDRVKASHIFYKLDGEYIYSDGLATYKKVSPFYLALLWLSLALGIAGMIIILSKGVFVLIKQKRLFINHAVFVPFLFILLLFVPVPFFFIHSFNQMGDLTIGNLLLTIITGALPFSLLYGIVVSWRNQNGWNIDILIFTLLIQWIIILWVWNIIPIKFWEI; encoded by the coding sequence ATGAAGAGATTCACTTGGCTCATTATTTATTTTTTTGCCACATCAACCTTATTAGCGCAATCTGATGAAGACCTCAAAAAACAACTAAAAAACACCTTGCAACAAGAAGAGCTGATTGGAGCTTCTTGGTCAACGATTAACGATGGAATGATTTCCACGGGAGCAGTCGGTTTAAAGAATGCTACCACAGGTGAAAAACTAACAGCTAATAATAAAATACAAATTGGTTCTATAACCAAAACACTTATCGCCACAGGAATCCTCAGGTTGATAACCGAAAATAAAATAGATTTAGAAACTCCTGTTGAGCAATTAATTCCTGCTATCTCTTTCGAAAACCCCTGGCAGAAAACACGGAAAGTCACAGTGATAGATCTCTTAAATCATACATCAGGTTTAGAGGATGCCAGGTTTTGGCAGGTATTTAGTGAGGAAGCTCAAACAAACTCCCCATTATTGGAAGTGTTCAGCCGAGATCCTGATGTTTTAACTATTAGAACAAAGCCCGGGAGTCGTTTTTCTTACTCGAATATGGGATATACGTTGTTGGGGTCAATCATCGAACATGTAACAGGCCAACCCTATGAAGTCTACCTTGATGAGAACCTGTTGATGCCTCTGGGAATGAAAAACAGTACATTTCAGTTTGTTTCTCAGGATGATGATCCCGATCTCGCAATGGGGCATTTTGATGGGGGTGTAATTCAGCCATGTGTCCCTATGTACTTGCGGCCAGCTGGACAGTTTACTACAACTACCTATGATATGGCATTATTGGCCCGTTTCCTTATGAGTGATGGTAAAATAGAAGGTAAACCCTTCATTGAATTAGAATTATTGAGAGCAATGGGAAAACCAACACAGACAGAGGTAAATAAACAAGGTTTAGATCGTGGGTATCAATTCGGCTTAAGTTATAGAGATAGATATGGTGTTATAGGATATTATCATTCAGGGAACGTAATCGGGTACCGAGCATCACTTTACTTATTTCCTGAAGAAAAGAAGTCGTTTTTTATCAGCTTTAATATGGATCATAAAACTGCAGATTATCAAGCGTTCAACAAAATTTTCATAGAACACCTTAAAGTTCATCAGCCACTCCCATCACCATTATCTAATTCACAGACTTCTTTAAATGTGAAGAATGTTGAAGGATATTACAAATTAGCTCCGGTCAGATTTGAACTGTTTGCTTATCTTGATTTGCTATTTAATAGCATTAGAATTGAATCAGGAAAAGAAAAAGAGGAATTAATAATAAAATCTTTACAACAAAAAAATTACTCTTTGTTTAAAGTAGAAAAAAATTTGTACAGAAAGGATGATCGTGTTAAAGCGTCTCATATTTTCTATAAGTTGGATGGCGAATATATATATTCAGATGGCTTAGCCACTTATAAAAAAGTAAGTCCATTTTATTTGGCTCTACTTTGGCTCAGTCTTGCTTTAGGAATTGCCGGAATGATTATTATTTTATCCAAAGGGGTATTTGTACTGATTAAGCAAAAAAGGTTATTTATTAATCATGCCGTCTTTGTACCCTTCCTTTTTATTTTGCTACTATTTGTGCCTGTTCCATTTTTCTTTATTCATTCTTTTAACCAAATGGGGGATTTGACAATAGGTAATTTACTATTGACCATTATTACAGGAGCCCTGCCTTTCTCCTTACTTTATGGTATTGTAGTTTCTTGGAGAAATCAGAACGGATGGAATATCGACATTTTAATTTTCACGCTCCTCATACAATGGATAATTATATTATGGGTTTGGAATATAATCCCTATTAAGTTCTGGGAGATATAA
- a CDS encoding amidohydrolase family protein has protein sequence MKILKKALLGLGGLIVLILIALISILIVDSYQTSFLKLKNQPAAGLNNYMIRNVNIIPMTADTVILNSSVTIKNGLISSIGDTLNRENLAEIDGKGGFLSPGLTDMHVHVWDKYELGLYLANGVTAVRNLWGQPMHLRIKKEVMEGQLIAPLFFTSSPKLTGPQFIGDDNVNLVAPEEAKEKIINYKDRGYDFVKTYYGLTEELFEAILKQADISKMDVVAHPTPEVSYDYHFNSLITTIEHAEEFVQQPLNYQLDTAKLNEIINGYVANPHATLSPTLIVYYNIYNMLQNENILTSEELDYINPLIHAIDSEAQFDRWNSTKQEDSTVTKRIKDQHDFHLLIIKKLYENGVNIVCGTDAGIGITLPGFSIHQELEFYKEAGMSNYEVLKTATINPSKTHAFLTELGSIENGKVANLLLLEENPLDDLKTLQKPNMVFVKGRKINPEQLSLFKEKAKNRNNLIATALRYAEYLIVER, from the coding sequence ATGAAAATTCTAAAGAAAGCACTTCTTGGGCTTGGAGGGTTGATAGTACTAATTCTTATCGCCTTAATTAGTATTCTTATTGTGGATTCTTATCAGACTTCCTTTTTGAAGTTGAAGAATCAACCTGCGGCTGGTTTGAATAACTATATGATAAGAAATGTCAACATTATTCCAATGACTGCCGATACGGTAATATTAAATTCCAGTGTTACAATCAAAAACGGCTTGATAAGTAGTATAGGCGACACTTTGAATCGTGAAAATCTGGCTGAGATAGATGGTAAAGGTGGCTTTCTTTCACCTGGTTTGACTGACATGCACGTGCATGTCTGGGATAAATATGAACTCGGTTTGTATTTAGCTAACGGTGTTACAGCCGTTCGCAATCTTTGGGGGCAACCCATGCACCTAAGAATAAAAAAAGAGGTGATGGAAGGTCAATTAATTGCTCCATTATTCTTTACCTCTTCTCCTAAACTAACAGGCCCGCAGTTCATTGGCGATGATAACGTCAATCTTGTAGCACCCGAAGAAGCAAAAGAAAAAATCATCAACTACAAAGACCGAGGATATGATTTCGTTAAGACTTATTATGGACTAACAGAGGAATTATTCGAGGCAATTCTTAAGCAAGCTGATATTTCCAAAATGGATGTTGTTGCTCACCCAACTCCAGAAGTTTCTTATGATTATCACTTTAATTCACTGATCACAACTATAGAGCATGCTGAAGAGTTTGTGCAACAACCTTTGAATTATCAATTAGATACAGCAAAGCTTAATGAAATAATTAATGGTTATGTAGCGAACCCTCATGCAACTCTGAGCCCTACCCTCATTGTTTATTATAACATCTACAATATGCTTCAAAATGAAAATATCCTCACCTCTGAGGAGTTGGATTATATAAATCCACTCATACATGCGATAGATAGCGAAGCTCAATTTGATAGATGGAATAGCACTAAACAGGAAGATTCAACTGTTACAAAACGTATTAAGGACCAACATGATTTTCATCTGCTTATCATAAAGAAGTTATATGAAAATGGAGTCAACATTGTCTGCGGAACTGATGCGGGTATTGGTATTACCTTACCTGGTTTCTCTATACATCAAGAACTGGAATTCTATAAAGAGGCCGGAATGAGCAATTATGAGGTACTTAAGACAGCTACCATAAATCCTTCGAAGACACATGCATTTTTGACTGAACTAGGAAGTATAGAGAATGGTAAAGTAGCTAACCTCCTTCTATTGGAAGAAAACCCTCTTGACGATTTAAAAACTCTTCAAAAACCCAATATGGTTTTTGTAAAAGGAAGAAAAATCAATCCTGAGCAATTAAGTCTTTTTAAAGAAAAGGCAAAGAATAGAAATAATTTAATAGCGACAGCATTGAGGTATGCAGAATACCTGATAGTGGAGCGATAA
- a CDS encoding tetratricopeptide repeat protein, with protein MGARELKHAFAKAEVFFKSGKDLGKKSVYAFHSLATHEFWGLWDYKNANQSLQKALEINPMDTDVHECLAEIHTSLGDFTSALTSIDRSLQTNPLSPNHYYTKANIFYLQGHYDTAQKLLNRSLEIDPNFALSIQLKLATFIHKAERENMRAFLSQQHNLIYPELYEILYDLLYKERTYDRSFIIQFIQKLQALQPRPLMPWDLFLMVQFDRNEAVKLLCSKVEQKMGQVINFKHEKFLEPLRKQTEYNNLVKKTFPDNSLTFKPERPQPIIRPKEYLTESETEHFLIALKNKMQPPESVYLNAKLTLRSLAEMIDLHPNKLSWLLNEKIGKNFNDYVNGYRLKAFQKKATDPNNSHFTLLGLAYESGFNSKSVFNDFFKKSTGLTPKEWVKKNI; from the coding sequence ATGGGGGCAAGGGAATTGAAACATGCCTTCGCAAAAGCTGAAGTTTTTTTTAAAAGTGGTAAAGACCTGGGTAAAAAATCTGTGTATGCCTTTCATAGCCTTGCTACACATGAATTTTGGGGATTATGGGATTATAAGAATGCCAATCAATCTCTTCAAAAAGCCCTGGAGATAAACCCAATGGATACTGATGTTCATGAATGTTTAGCGGAGATACATACTTCCCTTGGTGATTTTACATCTGCATTAACATCTATTGATAGAAGCTTGCAAACTAATCCGCTTTCGCCCAATCATTATTATACGAAAGCTAATATTTTCTACCTGCAAGGCCATTATGATACAGCTCAAAAACTCCTAAATAGGTCCCTTGAAATAGATCCTAATTTTGCCCTTTCTATTCAGCTAAAGCTCGCCACTTTTATTCATAAAGCAGAAAGAGAAAATATGCGAGCCTTCCTAAGCCAACAGCACAACTTAATCTATCCGGAGCTTTATGAAATCCTTTATGATCTTTTGTATAAAGAACGAACTTACGATAGGAGCTTTATCATTCAATTCATTCAAAAGCTTCAGGCTCTACAGCCACGGCCATTGATGCCATGGGATCTGTTTTTAATGGTACAATTTGATCGTAATGAGGCTGTGAAATTATTGTGCTCAAAAGTCGAACAGAAAATGGGGCAGGTCATCAACTTTAAACATGAGAAATTTCTCGAACCTCTAAGGAAACAAACGGAGTACAACAACCTTGTAAAGAAAACATTTCCGGACAATAGCCTTACTTTTAAGCCGGAGAGACCTCAGCCTATTATAAGGCCAAAGGAGTATTTAACTGAAAGTGAAACGGAGCATTTCTTAATTGCATTAAAAAATAAAATGCAACCTCCGGAGTCTGTTTATTTAAATGCAAAGCTTACTTTGCGTAGCTTGGCCGAAATGATTGATCTTCATCCAAATAAGCTTTCCTGGCTTTTGAATGAGAAAATAGGAAAAAACTTCAATGATTACGTTAACGGATATCGATTAAAAGCTTTTCAGAAGAAGGCTACAGACCCAAATAATAGTCACTTTACACTCCTCGGCTTGGCCTATGAAAGTGGATTTAACTCAAAATCTGTTTTTAATGATTTTTTCAAAAAATCCACCGGGCTTACCCCTAAGGAATGGGTGAAAAAAAACATTTAA